The Duganella sp. BuS-21 sequence CCAGCCGCGCATGCGGCAGTTGGTTCAGACAGGTGTACAGCACGAAATGCGCGCTTTTTTGGCTAGGGCGCAAACGAAAAACGGATGAAAATTCATCCGTTTTAACGATACGCCGAGCGCGCGCGAAGTCGTGTGAACCTTCGCCTGTCGAGCCGCTGTTGATGCAGCTGTCCACGCGATCAGCTAACAAGCTAATGGCTTATACAGCCAGACGCTTGCGGCCTTTGGCGCGGCGTGCGTTCAGCACTTGGCGGCCACCACGGGTAGCCATGCGTGCGCGGAAGCCGTGGGTACGCTTACGGCGTACAACGGAAGGTTGGTAAGTACGTTTCATGTTGGTCTCGCTAAAAGCAGAAAAAAATGCAAAATCGGGTCAGACGGCCCGTCAGTTTTTGGTGCCAATGACACTTCGCGCACCCATGCCAACACTAACCGGCACAAGCTGGGTCCATCTCATCGCCCGCTAAATCCTCGCTACTCCATATCGCTATCCATGTGAAGAAACAAGGAATACGGGCGGGGAACCCTGAATTATCAGCATTTCGGTCCCGCTTGTCAACACCAGACTGCCGCCAATTACCGTCCCGCCCCCGCCTTGGGCACGAAAAAATCCTGCCGTGCCTGTGGATAACTAAGGCGAGCGAGAGTAGAATAGCGCGTTACGTGTGAAAAACTTCAAAGTTGCCCACACCCTTATACAGCAGTAAAGAACAAGATAGCGATTC is a genomic window containing:
- the rpmH gene encoding 50S ribosomal protein L34 encodes the protein MKRTYQPSVVRRKRTHGFRARMATRGGRQVLNARRAKGRKRLAV